The following nucleotide sequence is from Achromobacter spanius.
ATATGACTTCAGCAAGGACTTGCGCCTGACGGTGAACGTGAACAACGTGCTGGACAAGCACTATTACTCGGGCATGGGCAACTACAACTCGGTCTTCTACGGCGCACCGCGCAACGTGTTCGCGCAGTTGCGCTACAAGTTCTGATCCGGCTCAATGATGTGCTGGATGGCCTGGAAGCGGCTGAGGGGGCCATTCAAAGATGGCCCGGCGCGCACGCCGATTCGGTGCATGCCCCATACGCAGCTATTCCGGCTTGATGCCTGCCGCCTTGATGACTCGGCCCCATTTCTGAAGCTCGGCAGCCTGAAACGCGTTTAGCTCGGCGGAGGTCGTTGTCCATGCCTGGGTTGCTGAGTTCCGAAAGAACGCTTGCGCGCCCTCGCTGGCTACGGCTTCGATCAATAACTGCCTTAGCTTCGCATCCGTCGGCGCGGGTGTGCCGACGGGTACGTAGGCGGCGAACCAATAGCCCATGTCATAGCCTTTGATGCCGGCCTCGTCCAGGGTAGGTACATCCGGCAGTTGGGGCAGGCGTTCCTGGGTTGATGCGCCAAGCGGGCGCAGTTTGCCTGCTTCGATCTGCGACAAACCCGTTACGGTGTCGATCACCATCATGTCGATGTGCCCACCCAGCAGATCGTTCAGCGCATTGGGATTGCTGTTGTAGCCGACCCAGACGATATCCGTGCCGGTCAGTTGCTTGAGCATTTCGCCCGCGATGCGGCTGGACGAATTGCCGCTGCCGAAGCTCAGTTTGCCGGGGGCTTGCTTGGCCGCGCGAATCAGGTCATCGACAGTGCGATAAGGCGAGTCGGCCTTCACCACCAGAACCAGGCCGCCGCGTCCCAATCCTGTCAGTGGGGTGAAATCCGCGGCTGGGTCATACGGGAGCGTTTTGAAAAGATGGGGGTTGGCGGCCTGCGTGGTGTTGGTGGTGATCAACACCGTGTAGCCGTCGGGAGCGGCTCGGGCAACGTGATGCGCGGCGATCATGCCGCTTGCGCCTGGCCGGTTTTCCACAACGACGGCTTGCCCCGTCTGCTGTGTCAGCGACGCTGACAATGCGCGTGCCAGCAGGTCGGTTGCACTGCCCGCGCCGAATGGCACGACAAATGTCACGGGCTTTTCCGGGTAGCCGCCCGCCTGTGCCGATGCGGTCCAGGCAAAGCCAAGCACGGCCAGCACCGAGGCCGCCAGGCGGACGATAGAAGTGATGATGGGATTCATGATGTTTGTCTCCTGTAGTTAGTTGGTGCGGGCGTCATTGGCCTGCACGCTTCGTATGCCAGCTTCCTGGGTGCGCGCTCAACGCGCTCAAGCGGGCTGACTAGCAAGATCGCGGCGGTCGCGCTGCGCTAGAAACTCACGGACAACCGCCTTGTGCTCATCGCCGCAAAGCAAAATCGCCTGCAGGGCGGCAGCGTTCTCCAGCGCCATCGGCAAGGTAGATTCGGCGGCATCCAATACCAGGCGCTTGGCCATGCGCAAGGCTTGGGGCGGGTTCGACGCAATGCGCCGGGCCAAGGCGGCGCTGGTCTCGTCCAAGGCTTCCGGCGCCACCACGCGGGACACCATGCCCAGTTGCAACGCGGTCGGTGCGTCGATGAATTCGCTGGTCAGCGTCAACTCCAGGGCCTTTGCCGTCCCCACGATGCGGGTCAAGAACCAGGCGCCGCCTATGCCAGACACCAGGCCCAGCCTCAGGAAGCTTTCGGCAAACGTCGCGCGTTCGCTGGCCACGCGCAGGTCGCACATAAGCGCCAGGTCGCAGCCGGCGCCGACCGCCGCCCCATTGACCGCCGCAATTGACGGCATCTGCAATGCTTGCAAGGCGTGGGTGATTCGATGCAGCGTGGATTTCAGCCTGGCGCGGACCTCGGTGGCCGAGCCCTGCATCAAGTCGGAGCCTCGCTCCATGTCTTTTACATTGCCGCCCGTGCAGAAGTGCTTGCCTGTGGCGCGCAGCAATACGCAATGCACGTTTGATAGCGAGTTGGCCTGCTCCAGGGCCTCGGCAAGCGCCTCGGCCATGCGTACCGACATGGCATTGCCTGTGTTCGGGTCGTTGAGGCTCAATGTAAGGACGCCGTCGGCGATGTCTTGCTGGATCAATATCTCGGCAGTGGCCGATGCGCCGGCTTCGGCGATGGATGTATTGGATGTCATCGGTGTTTCCTTGGCTTTCAGGTAGAAAATGGCTCGGGTGTTCCCAGGACGCCGCTACCGAACATGGCTTCTATCTCTGCTGGGTCATAGCCGCATTCGTTCAGAATCTGGCGGCTGTGCTGGCCCAGCGTTGGCGCGGCCGTGTTGGGGTCATGCGAGCTGGTCGCGTGAGCGGGCCCCGGCGCGAAGCCCGGCATGCGCACTTTTCCGGCAACGGGATGGTCAACCCAGCTGTCGATGCCGCTTGCGGCGTACTCTTGTGAGCGGACGACATCGTCGTAGTCCGCCACCGGCGCACAAAGAATGTCCAACTGGGAAAGCCGATTCACCCAGGCGTCGGTGGCGCGCTGCCGAAACAAGGGCGTCAACGCCTGGCGCAGCGCGTCGCGGTGCGCGACGCGGGATTCATTACTGGAAAAACGCGGATCATGTTCCAGTTCGCCGGCGCCCAATACGGCGCACAAGGCTTGCCAGCGCTTGGGGTGGTAGGCGGCCACCATGATCCAGCCATCAAGGGTCTGGTAGGCCTCGTTGGGCGCGGCGTAGGGGGCGGCGCTGCCCGCCTTGGCGGGTGCGGTGTCCGAGGCAAAGTACGACGCGTAGCCGATCTGCTGCAGCATCAACGTTGCGTTGTACAGGCTGATGTCCAGGTATTCGCCTTGGCCGCTGCGTTGGGCTGCGTGGTATGCGGCCAGAATCGCGATCGTGGCCATATAGGCCGTGGTCATGTCGGCGACCGGCGTCGCGACTTTTACCGGCTCGCCGTCCGCGACCCCCAAGGTGCTCATCAAGCCGCTGGCGGCCTGGATGATGCCGTCCACGCCGGGCCGGCCACGCAGCGGGCCGGTTTGTCCGTACGCGGAAATGGAGCAATACACCAATCCGCGGTTGCTGTTGGCCAGCGTGTCGTAGTCCAGGCCAAACGCCTGCATGACGCCCGGACGGTAGTTTTCAACCACCACGTCCGCGCGGCTGACCAAGCGGCGCGCGACTTCGCGACCGCTGTCGGATTTCAGATCCAACGCGATGCCGCGCTTGTTGCGATTCACGCTCAAGTACACGGCGCTTTCGCCCGCGATCCAGGGCGGGCCGATCTGCCGGCCGAGTTCCCCGCCGGGGGGTTCGATCTTGATGACGTCCGCGCCCATGTCCGCAAGCATCATGGTGCAGACGGGTCCCGCGAGTACGTGCGAGAAATCCACGACCCGCAGGTCTCGCAAGCTACGTTTGAACATCTCCTGTCTCCTGCACGACACGGTCTGATGGGTGACCGTGTTCTCTTGTCATGCAGGCAGAATAGGCAGCGGCTCCAGACCCGGCAAACGACTTTATCGACCGGATGCTTTGACTTTTTGTAAAAGGGTCAATGTAGGCGCTCGGGGATCAAACGGCGACAAGGGTGGACAGCCAATCGCGGAACACACGCAACGCTCGGGATTGCGGCTTGCCCGTCGGCCAGGCGAAGTAATACGTGAAATCCTCGTGGTCGAGTATGCGATCCAGCGGCGCCACCAAGCTTCCGTCCGCCAGTTCTTTTTCGATCAGCGCCTTTTGGCCAATGGCGACGCCATGGCCTTCGATGGCTGCCTGGTAGGCAAGCAACGAGGTTTCGTACTTCATGCCTTGCGCGGGGTTGACGTTGCGCAAACCGGCCGCGCGCAGCCATAGCATCCAGTCGTCGGGTCGCGCCATCGAATGCAGCAAGGTTTGTGTCGCCAGTTGCTTCTTGTGCGTCAGCCCCAGCGTGGGGGCCGCCACGGGAATCAGCTCGTTGCGCACAAGCTGCAGCGTGCGCATTCCCGGCCAGCGGCCATCGCCCAGCTGTATGCCGGCGTCAATGTCTTCGCGCTGAAAATCCAGCGGCGCGAACGACGTCATGACTTGAACGTCGATGTCTTTATGCTTCTGATGAAAACTTGCCAGTCGCGGGATGAGCCAGCGCACGGCAAAGGTGGCGGGTGAGCGGATGCGCAGCGTATCCCGGCCCTGGCTGTTGCCGGCCACCGCCAGGGTGGCCTCACGCAGCGTTGCAAACAAAGGGATCAAATCCGACAGGTAGCGTGCGCCTGCCGGTGTCAGCGTCAGGCCGCCGCGTATGCGTAAAAACAGCGGCGTGCCCAGATAGTTTTCCAGCGCCCGGACCTGCCTGCTTACCGCCGCGGGTGTCACGCACAGTTCATCGGCTGCCTTGGAAATGCTCAGCAGGCGCCCCGTGGCTTCGAACGCCCGGGCGGGATTCAATGGCGGAAGCAAGTCGCGGCGCGCCATGGTTAGCTCCGCGCCACCGCGCGCCGCAGCCGCAGCGACGCGACGCGGCCCAGCACGATGGGTGCTACGCCATTGCTGAAGCTCACTTCCGTTTGCGCGCCGGAAAGGGGCGACAACTGCGCGATGTGCTCAAGATTGATGATGATCGACCGGGACAAGGCGCAGAAAGGCGGGTAGGGCAGATGCGCGGCCAGGCGTTTGAGCGTGATGTGCATCAGCTCGTTGTCATTGGCGGCGCTGCACAGGCGGACGTAGTCGCCTTGCGCCTGCACAAGCGTCAGCCGTTCGACCTTGATGAGTTTGGTGCCGACCTTCGTTTTCATCGGCACGTAGCCGGTGGCGCGGGGCCGTAGCCGCGTCAGCGCCCGCGCAAGCCTGTCGGGGCTGACTGGCTTGAGCAGGTAATCGACCGCCGCGACGTCGAACGCGCGGGTGGCGTAGTCGTTGTGCGCGGTGACGAAGACCACGGCGGGCGCGGATTCCAGGCTGCTCAGAAGATCGAACCCGTTGCCGGAGGTCAGTTCGATATCCAGAAACAGGGCGTCTGGCGCATGGGCCTGGATCAGGTCGTGGGCTTGCTCAATGGTGGAGGCCTCGCCGGCGACGTCGATATTGGGCATGGCTTCGAGCAGCCGGCGCAGGTAGCGCCGTGCCGGGGCTTCATCGTCGACGATCAGCACACGTAGCATTTTCCTCTCAGGCGGCAGAGTGTGACGGGTATATTCTTCGGTTCGGCGATATCGTCGATTCCGATATCGCTTCGGTTTCGAACCGCCGGTAAATATAAGGCCATATGCGTTGTTCCGTGAACCCGTCGCGTTGCTTGAATATGGCTGTTACGAGAAGAGCGCGTCCATGATGTCGACATCACTCAGCCAGGGCCTTGGTCAAGGGGAATCGTCGCCGGGCTTCTGGCGCGCCCAGATCCTGGGATGGATTTTTCTTGCGATGGTCGGTTTTTTTATCCGGATGTCGCTGTTCGACAATGCGGCGGCGGCATTGTGGCTGACGCTTGTGATGGACTCGCTGGCGTTTGCGATGACCAGCACGGCCGCCGTGTTGCATGGACGTCGCGCGGGCAAGGCCGATTTGCCGGTCGTGGTGCTTGCCTGCGCCGTGCTGCTGTGCCTGGCCGCGGGGGCGCTGCTGGCGTCAATTGCCTACGCCATCCATCGGCTGTTGCCGCCAGGGGTCGTGCACCTGTTTCCCAGCCATGCCTACCGGTTGGGTTTGCTCTATTACATGGGCATCTTTTCGATTTGGACGCTGGTGTATTTCGGCGTGTCGGCCGAACTTGCCGCCCGCACCGAACGCATGTCCAAGATGAAGGCCGAGACCCGGTCCTTGCAATTGGAGCTTGAGCATCTGCGCTTGCAGATAGAGCCCCACTTTCTTTTCAATGCGCTCAACACGATCGTGGCCGAGATTGCCGAGCGCCCCGCCATTGCGGAAGAGATGACGCGCCGTCTGGCGGACTACCTGCGCTATTCGCTGGACCGTCGTGGACGCGGCCTGTCCAGGCTGGAAGAAGAGATCGAGGCGGCTCAAGCCTACGTGCGCATACAAGCCCTGCGCTTCGACACGCAGCTTGACTGCCAATGCCAGATCGACCCGGCCACGCTACACATCAACCTGCCGTTGATGACCTTGCAAGGCCTTGCCGAAAACGCCATCAAGCACGGCATGCGGTCTGCGTGCGAGCGCTTTGTGATCCACATTCATACCCGGCTCCAGGGCGACGAACTGATCATCCAGGTAGAAAACCCCGGCCGCTTGCAAGCCCCGGTTGATCTGGTCGGAAGCGGCGGTGGGCTAGGCAATCTTTGCCGCCGCCTTGAGTTGCGCTACGCCGGAAGATACGCTTTTTCGCTGGATCAGCGCGGTGACAGCACGGTCGCCGAGATCAGGCTGAGGGGCGCGCCGGATCCGCTGTAACTTGCTGGAAGCGTCCGCTCGCCCAGGCTTCACCGGCGACGCGGACGCCGCCAGATGGGTTACGCGCGATACAGCACCGATAATCTTCTGCCCCGCGTCGCGCGCTGCACCCATCCTACAAATGCCAATCGTAGGATGGGTGCAGCGCGGAAAAGTCGAAGCAAGAAATACGGCATAAGCCGCGCGGAACCCATCAGCAGCCGGGGCTCTGACGCGAACGCCGCCAGATGGGTTACGCGCGACACAGCACCGATAATCTTCTGCCCCGCATCGCGCGCTGCACCCATCCTACAAATGCCGACCGTAGGATGGGTGCAGCGCGGCAAAGTCGAAGCAAGAAATACGGCATAAGCCGCGCGTAACCCATCAGCAGCCGGGGCCCTGACGCGGACGGCGCCAGATGGGTTACGCGCGACACAGCACCGATAATCTTCTGCCCCGCATCGCGCGCTGCACCCATCCTACAAATGCCGACCGTAGGATGGGTGCAGCGCGGCAAAGTCGAAGCAAGAAATACGGCATACGCCGCGCGTAACCCATGTGGCAGCGGAAGCCGCGGCTGGCCAGAAGTCGTTCTTTGACGCGTCATTCCGTCGGTCCCTTTCGGGAAGTGGGTTGGCGCCTTGGTGGCACTGATGGCTCAGCCTCCATGTCTTAGCTTGCATACAGGTTCGCAAGCGACGCTTTGACAAACCCGCCGTCCACCACGATGTCCTGCCCATTCACATACAGCGACGCATCGCTGGCAAGAAACGCGACGGCTCCCGCGATATCCTGTGCAAGCCCGATGCGCCGCGCCGGGATGTGGGCGATGCGCTTTTGCAGCACGGCGTCGTCGCGGTAGTGCGCCTCGGACAGGGGCGTGCGGATCATGCCCGGGCTGATGGAATTTGCGCGGATCCCCAGCGGGCCCCATTCCACGGCCATCTGGCGGGTCAAGGCTTGCAAGGCGGACTTGGTGGTGCCGTAGGCGCCGACTCGCGTTGGTGTCTGGGCAGAGATCGACGCCACATTGATGATGCTGCCCGCCTGCTGCGGCCGCATCAGGGGAAACAGCGCCTGCGCGCACAGCAACGCGCCGCGCAGATTGACGCGGAAGATGCGGTCCCATAAGTCGATCGGGAAGTCCTCCAGCCCCACCGGCGCGGCGCTGATGGCTGCGTTGTTGACAAGAATGTCGCAACGGCCGAAGCGCTCGCCAAGCCGGCTGGCCATCGTCGCTACCGAGTCCGGGTCGGAAATATCGCAACGCACGTTCAGCAAGCCATCGGGTTGCGGGGCGGTATCGGAGGCGTTGATATCCACCTGCGCCACGGCCGCGCCCAGGGAACGCAGGTGTTTGCAGATGGCCAGGCCGATTCCGCCCGTGGCGCCCGTGACCACCGCCACGCGGCCTTGCAAGGCGTCGACCGCGAAGGCGGGATTGAAAGACGTGTCCATGCGTTTGGCCTACTTGTTTTTCAGGTCGGCCACTTTGGCCAGGCCTTGCCAGATGACGGCGTCGCGCTTGATCGATGCCGCGAATTCCTGCGCGGAAATTGTCGGGGGCACGATCATGTTCTGGCCTTCGATGCTTGCTCGGACCTCGGGCGTGTGCTGCGCGCGGTAGATCTCGGCGTTAAGCCGGTCGATGATCTCGGGCGGCGTGCCCGCCGGGGCAAATACGCCATACCAGCCGTCGGCTTCGAATTTGTAGCCTTGCTCGGCCAGGGTCGGCACGTCCATCGTGGCAGGCCAGCGCCGCGAACCCGTCTGACCCAGGGCCACCAACTTGCCGCTACGCATGAAGGGAACGGGTGAGGCGATGTCCATGAATCCCACGCTGATCGTGTTGGCCATCAGGTCGGTGCTTTCCGTGACCAATTGCTTGTAGGGAATATGCGGCATGTCCAGGCCGTAATGGGACTTGATGCCCTCCATGGCCAGGTTGCCGGACGAACCGGTGCCCCAGGATCCGTAGGCAAGCTTGCCGGGGTTGGCCTTGGCGTAGGCGACCATGTCCGCCAGATTCTTGAAGCCCATGCTGGGGTTGGCGACCAGCAGAATCCCCGCCGCGCCGACCTGGGCGACGGGCAGCAGGTCTTTTTCCGGGTCGTAGGGTAGCGAGGGAAGCACAACCGGATTCAGCAGGATGGCGGAAGAGGGCGCAAGCACCAAGGTATAGCCGTCGGGCGCTGCCCTGGCCACCGCGTCGCATGCGATCAAGCCGTTCGCGCCGGGCTTCGATTCCACGACGATGGGCTGCTTCAGCGCCTTGGACAAGGGCGCGGCGATCAGGCGGGCAAAGATATCGCCGCCCGCGCCCGGTGAACCGGCAACCACCAGCCGGATGGGGCGGTCGGGCCAATTGCCTTGGGCGGCAAAGGCGTTGACGCCCAGGCCCATCAGCATGCCGCCCAGCAGGATGGCCCGTCGTGTGGGAAGGGATTGGGTCATTGCTTGTCTCCGAATCTTTGAATTCTTTTTGAATTCATTTTTGAATTATCAGGAGCTCTAAATTCTAGGTAGCTGAACGAGCTTGGCTATAGCTGAACCCGCAGATCTGAACTGCGCGAATCGCAGGAATAACGGACATGGCCCGCCTGTAATGCCGATGCCTTCGTGCTGCGTTTTTTGCAGAAGAGATCTTTAGAATATGGCGGTATTGGATGGGCGGATGGCTTTTCACACTTTCAGGGAGACAACCGAATAAGAGCAAGCCATGCCTTTCGCCATTCGTCGCAGTTTGCTGTTGGGGGCGTAGCATTTTCGTTTGCGGCCGCCGTGGATGGGCTGACGGCCATTCTTGGCGGCCAGATCGACGGCTACTTCACCACGATCAGCACCCCCGAAGCAAGATCGGTAAGTGCTATGAAAACATACAAGGATGGGTGAAGCGCGGCACGGCGGTGAAAAATACGTTGAATTACAACGCGCGCAACCCATAAAGCAACCTAGCAGCCCCCAGCCGTTTCAGCCACAACGCAATGGCTGCATGATGGGTTCCGCGCGTTCGGGGATGCTTATCTTGTGCCGGTTTTCGCGCGCTTCACCCATCCTACGTACACGCTGGCTGGTGCTTGAGTCAATCGTAGGATGGGTGAAGCGCGGCACGGCGGTGAAAAATACGTTGAATTACAACGCGCGCAACCCATAAAGCGACCTAGCAGCCCCCAGCCGTTTCAGCCACAACGCAATGGCTGCACGATGGGTTTCGCGCGTTCGGGGATGCTTATCTTGTGCCGGTTTTCGCGCGCTTCACCCATCCTACGTACACACTGGCTGGTGCTTGGGACAATCGTAGGATGGGTGAAGCGCGGCACGCCGGTGAAAAATACGTTGAATTACAACGCGCGCAACCCATAAAGCGACCTAGCAGCCCCAAGCCGTTTCAGCCACAACGCAATGGCTGCACGATGGGTTTCGCGCGTTCGGGGATGCTTATCTTGTGCCGGTTTTCGCGCGCTTCACCCATCCTACGTACACACTGGCTGGTGCTTGGGTCAATCGTAGGATGGGTGAAGCGCGGAACGGCGGTGAAAAATACGTTGAATTACAACGCGCGCAACCCATAAAGCGACCTAGCAGCCCCAAGCCGTTTCAGCCACAACGCAATGGCTGCACGATGGGTTCCGCGCGTTCGGGGCTGCTTATCTTGTGCGGGTTTTCGCGCGCTTCACCCATCCTACGTGTGGGCCGGGATTCTGTGTCGCCGCGTTACTTCGCGTTTTCACTCACCAGAACCGGCTTTTCCCGATACTTCGCGGGAAACGTCTTCGCTAGATTTTCCACTTTCGGCACATCATTTATCACGATGTACATGCTGGTCGGGTGGCGCACCAGATAGTCCTGGTGATAGCCCTCGGCCGGGTAAAACGCTTGCAGCGGTTCAATCGTGGTGGCCAGCTTCTTCGAATACACCCCGGTCTTGTTCAATTGTTCGATATACGCTTCGGCCACCTTGCGCTGGCCTTCGTCCGCGGGAAACACGGCGGACCTATATTGCGTGCCGCGATCCGGGCCTTGGCGGTTCAGTTGCGTGGGGTCGTGGGCCACGGAGAAGTAGATCTGCAGCAGTTCGCCGTAGCTGACCTGTTTGGGGTCATACGTGATTTCAACCGCTTCGGCGTGGCCGGTGCGGCCGCCGCTGACGGTGTCGTAGTCCGCGGTATCCGCCTTGCCGCCCGCGTAGCCGGATACGGCGTTGCTGACACCTTTGACATGCTGGAACACGGCTTGCACGCCCCAGAAGCAGCCGCCGGCGATGACAGCTTTTGCTTGTCCGGCGGCGGCCTGGGTTTGGTCAACGGCCGGGGCGGGAATGATGAAGGCGGTTTCGGCGGATTGCGATGCGCCCGCACCCAACATGCCGCAGGCGGCGGCAAGGGCGGCGCAGAATTTTTTGGCTTGGAAGTTCATGGTCATAAATCCTGAAGGTGCGGATGTTCAGTCGGGCAGGTCAGCCCCGGGCAGGTGAGCCCCGGGCGGTCAGCCCTGTGCCGTAAACGTCATGGCGACGCCGTTCATGCAGTAACGCAAGCCGGTGGGGCGGGGGCCGTCATCGAAGACATGGCCCAGGTGTCCGCCGCAATTCGCGCAATGCACGGCGGTGCGGACCATGCCGAAGCCGGTGTCGCGGGTTTCGCCGACGGCGTTGGGCAGGGGCTGCCAGAAGCTGGGCCAGCCGGTGTGGCTGTCGAACTTGGTGTTGGACGAAAACAGGTGCTGCTCGCAGCCGGCGCATGAGAACGTGCCGTTGCGGTGTTCGTCGTTCAAGGGGCTGGAGTAGGGCCGTTCGGTGCCGTCGCGGCGCAGCACCTGGTATTGGGCGGGCGTGAGCCGGGCGCGCCATTGCTCGTCGGTCAAGGTGTAGGGATAGCTTGCGGCGGCTTTG
It contains:
- a CDS encoding enoyl-CoA hydratase-related protein, with the translated sequence MTSNTSIAEAGASATAEILIQQDIADGVLTLSLNDPNTGNAMSVRMAEALAEALEQANSLSNVHCVLLRATGKHFCTGGNVKDMERGSDLMQGSATEVRARLKSTLHRITHALQALQMPSIAAVNGAAVGAGCDLALMCDLRVASERATFAESFLRLGLVSGIGGAWFLTRIVGTAKALELTLTSEFIDAPTALQLGMVSRVVAPEALDETSAALARRIASNPPQALRMAKRLVLDAAESTLPMALENAAALQAILLCGDEHKAVVREFLAQRDRRDLASQPA
- a CDS encoding Bug family tripartite tricarboxylate transporter substrate binding protein, which produces MTQSLPTRRAILLGGMLMGLGVNAFAAQGNWPDRPIRLVVAGSPGAGGDIFARLIAAPLSKALKQPIVVESKPGANGLIACDAVARAAPDGYTLVLAPSSAILLNPVVLPSLPYDPEKDLLPVAQVGAAGILLVANPSMGFKNLADMVAYAKANPGKLAYGSWGTGSSGNLAMEGIKSHYGLDMPHIPYKQLVTESTDLMANTISVGFMDIASPVPFMRSGKLVALGQTGSRRWPATMDVPTLAEQGYKFEADGWYGVFAPAGTPPEIIDRLNAEIYRAQHTPEVRASIEGQNMIVPPTISAQEFAASIKRDAVIWQGLAKVADLKNK
- a CDS encoding Bug family tripartite tricarboxylate transporter substrate binding protein; translated protein: MNPIITSIVRLAASVLAVLGFAWTASAQAGGYPEKPVTFVVPFGAGSATDLLARALSASLTQQTGQAVVVENRPGASGMIAAHHVARAAPDGYTVLITTNTTQAANPHLFKTLPYDPAADFTPLTGLGRGGLVLVVKADSPYRTVDDLIRAAKQAPGKLSFGSGNSSSRIAGEMLKQLTGTDIVWVGYNSNPNALNDLLGGHIDMMVIDTVTGLSQIEAGKLRPLGASTQERLPQLPDVPTLDEAGIKGYDMGYWFAAYVPVGTPAPTDAKLRQLLIEAVASEGAQAFFRNSATQAWTTTSAELNAFQAAELQKWGRVIKAAGIKPE
- the msrB gene encoding peptide-methionine (R)-S-oxide reductase MsrB; translated protein: MSLNRRHFLTLGGGAALAAGLAPWLTPRSASAAKAAASYPYTLTDEQWRARLTPAQYQVLRRDGTERPYSSPLNDEHRNGTFSCAGCEQHLFSSNTKFDSHTGWPSFWQPLPNAVGETRDTGFGMVRTAVHCANCGGHLGHVFDDGPRPTGLRYCMNGVAMTFTAQG
- a CDS encoding sensor histidine kinase; the encoded protein is MMSTSLSQGLGQGESSPGFWRAQILGWIFLAMVGFFIRMSLFDNAAAALWLTLVMDSLAFAMTSTAAVLHGRRAGKADLPVVVLACAVLLCLAAGALLASIAYAIHRLLPPGVVHLFPSHAYRLGLLYYMGIFSIWTLVYFGVSAELAARTERMSKMKAETRSLQLELEHLRLQIEPHFLFNALNTIVAEIAERPAIAEEMTRRLADYLRYSLDRRGRGLSRLEEEIEAAQAYVRIQALRFDTQLDCQCQIDPATLHINLPLMTLQGLAENAIKHGMRSACERFVIHIHTRLQGDELIIQVENPGRLQAPVDLVGSGGGLGNLCRRLELRYAGRYAFSLDQRGDSTVAEIRLRGAPDPL
- a CDS encoding LytR/AlgR family response regulator transcription factor; this encodes MLRVLIVDDEAPARRYLRRLLEAMPNIDVAGEASTIEQAHDLIQAHAPDALFLDIELTSGNGFDLLSSLESAPAVVFVTAHNDYATRAFDVAAVDYLLKPVSPDRLARALTRLRPRATGYVPMKTKVGTKLIKVERLTLVQAQGDYVRLCSAANDNELMHITLKRLAAHLPYPPFCALSRSIIINLEHIAQLSPLSGAQTEVSFSNGVAPIVLGRVASLRLRRAVARS
- the msrA gene encoding peptide-methionine (S)-S-oxide reductase MsrA, coding for MNFQAKKFCAALAAACGMLGAGASQSAETAFIIPAPAVDQTQAAAGQAKAVIAGGCFWGVQAVFQHVKGVSNAVSGYAGGKADTADYDTVSGGRTGHAEAVEITYDPKQVSYGELLQIYFSVAHDPTQLNRQGPDRGTQYRSAVFPADEGQRKVAEAYIEQLNKTGVYSKKLATTIEPLQAFYPAEGYHQDYLVRHPTSMYIVINDVPKVENLAKTFPAKYREKPVLVSENAK
- a CDS encoding SDR family NAD(P)-dependent oxidoreductase, producing the protein MDTSFNPAFAVDALQGRVAVVTGATGGIGLAICKHLRSLGAAVAQVDINASDTAPQPDGLLNVRCDISDPDSVATMASRLGERFGRCDILVNNAAISAAPVGLEDFPIDLWDRIFRVNLRGALLCAQALFPLMRPQQAGSIINVASISAQTPTRVGAYGTTKSALQALTRQMAVEWGPLGIRANSISPGMIRTPLSEAHYRDDAVLQKRIAHIPARRIGLAQDIAGAVAFLASDASLYVNGQDIVVDGGFVKASLANLYAS
- a CDS encoding CaiB/BaiF CoA transferase family protein, which translates into the protein MFKRSLRDLRVVDFSHVLAGPVCTMMLADMGADVIKIEPPGGELGRQIGPPWIAGESAVYLSVNRNKRGIALDLKSDSGREVARRLVSRADVVVENYRPGVMQAFGLDYDTLANSNRGLVYCSISAYGQTGPLRGRPGVDGIIQAASGLMSTLGVADGEPVKVATPVADMTTAYMATIAILAAYHAAQRSGQGEYLDISLYNATLMLQQIGYASYFASDTAPAKAGSAAPYAAPNEAYQTLDGWIMVAAYHPKRWQALCAVLGAGELEHDPRFSSNESRVAHRDALRQALTPLFRQRATDAWVNRLSQLDILCAPVADYDDVVRSQEYAASGIDSWVDHPVAGKVRMPGFAPGPAHATSSHDPNTAAPTLGQHSRQILNECGYDPAEIEAMFGSGVLGTPEPFST
- a CDS encoding LysR substrate-binding domain-containing protein; this translates as MARRDLLPPLNPARAFEATGRLLSISKAADELCVTPAAVSRQVRALENYLGTPLFLRIRGGLTLTPAGARYLSDLIPLFATLREATLAVAGNSQGRDTLRIRSPATFAVRWLIPRLASFHQKHKDIDVQVMTSFAPLDFQREDIDAGIQLGDGRWPGMRTLQLVRNELIPVAAPTLGLTHKKQLATQTLLHSMARPDDWMLWLRAAGLRNVNPAQGMKYETSLLAYQAAIEGHGVAIGQKALIEKELADGSLVAPLDRILDHEDFTYYFAWPTGKPQSRALRVFRDWLSTLVAV